In the Haloarcula salinisoli genome, CGCCGACAACTTCGACACCGGGGCCGTCGAGTCCGAGCGACAGGTACGTATCGCCCGCATCAGCGGGTCGAAAGACGTCATCGACATCAAGGACGCCGTCTACGACGGCGACATCGTCGTGGCCGACATCACGCGCCACTCCACACAGGACACCACGATGGAACGTATCAGTGACGAGCTCAAGCAGGTCGCCGAGGAGGTCGGCGGCGACATCGTCCAGAAGGACGACGACCAGCTCATCATCACGCCCGCCGGGGTCACCGTCTCTCGCGAGCGACTGGGGCAGTAACACCCGCGTCACCGGCTGACACGGGTGTCACGGGCGGTACAGTTCAATGTGCTTTTCGGTGTCGGACGGCTACCAGTGGTAATGACCGAACCGGCGATTCGAACACGGGAGCTACGCAAGAACTACGGCGACGTGCAGGCCCTTTCCGGGCTGGACCTGACCGTCGACCGCGGCGAGTTCTTCGGCCTGCTGGGCCCCAACGGTGCGGGCAAGACTACCTTCATCAACACGCTCGTCGGCCTCGTCAAGAAGAACAGCGGCACCGCCGAGGTCTTCGGCTACGACGTCGAGGACGACTACCGCGAGGCACGGGACCGCATCGGCCTGGCGCCACAGGAGTTCAACGTCGACCGCTTCTTCCCCATCATCGAAGTTCTGGAGCACAAGGCCGGCTACCACGGTATCGGTAGCGAGGAGGCCAGTCGCCGGGCCGAGGAGGCCCTCAAGACGGTGGGTATCTGGGAGAAACGCGACACCCGCTTCGACTGGCTCTCGGGCGGGATGAAACGCCGGTTCGTCCTCGCGCGCGCACTGGTCTCGGACCCCGACCTGCTGATTCTCGACGAGCCCACGGCCGGCGTCGACGTCCAGCTGCGCCACGACCTCTGGGAGATTATCAACCGGATGAACGATGAGGGCACCACTATCCTGCTGACGACCCACTACATCGAGGAGGCCGAGCGCCTCTGTGACCGCGTCGCTATCATGGACTCCGGGCGAAAGGTCGAGGTCGCCGCCCCCGACGAGCTGATGGCCCGGGGCACCGACACCATCGACATCGGGCTGGCCGACCCGCCACGGACCGCGCCGCGAC is a window encoding:
- a CDS encoding ABC transporter ATP-binding protein; the protein is MTEPAIRTRELRKNYGDVQALSGLDLTVDRGEFFGLLGPNGAGKTTFINTLVGLVKKNSGTAEVFGYDVEDDYREARDRIGLAPQEFNVDRFFPIIEVLEHKAGYHGIGSEEASRRAEEALKTVGIWEKRDTRFDWLSGGMKRRFVLARALVSDPDLLILDEPTAGVDVQLRHDLWEIINRMNDEGTTILLTTHYIEEAERLCDRVAIMDSGRKVEVAAPDELMARGTDTIDIGLADPPRTAPRLDVEGVTEVAVTDDGLSVTAAGGSQTAPALMRDLERQGHTVTSLDIRRASLEEVFVNLTRDDREFAEVSA
- a CDS encoding cell division protein SepF, translated to MGLMSKILGESGPSRKTDDYVELNADNFDTGAVESERQVRIARISGSKDVIDIKDAVYDGDIVVADITRHSTQDTTMERISDELKQVAEEVGGDIVQKDDDQLIITPAGVTVSRERLGQ